A genomic window from Nitrospirota bacterium includes:
- the alr gene encoding alanine racemase → MGTIKAEISLSNLIHNLKLVRQSISPLCKILTVVKANAYGHGIIEVSKTFQDAGADMLGVAHVEEGIRLREAGIHKGILVLGGISEDYSAEIVKWRLTPVVYTNSLVNALSKAATEAGVVVPVHIKVDTGMRRIGVEPENTVEFAENILNQKGLHIEGIMTHFAEADLQNKEFVNEQLDVFLSVCNTLQTKGINIPLRHTANSAAVMTMKDSHLDMVRPGIMLYGYSPGNRLARDNENPPLLDELKPVMTLKTRIIHIKKVPKDTGISYGRTFVTKRETIVATILAGYADGFSRSLSNKGEVIVKGEKAPVIGRVCMDMTMIDVTDIQDVADGDEVIIIGGEGENRITADDIAMQQGTISYEVLCGVGERVERVYLR, encoded by the coding sequence GTGGGAACAATTAAAGCTGAAATCAGCTTATCAAATCTGATACACAACCTTAAACTGGTCAGACAGTCTATCTCTCCTTTATGTAAAATCCTTACAGTGGTTAAGGCAAATGCCTACGGGCATGGGATTATAGAGGTCTCAAAGACATTTCAGGATGCAGGAGCTGATATGCTCGGTGTAGCCCATGTTGAAGAGGGGATAAGGCTCAGAGAGGCAGGGATTCACAAAGGGATTCTTGTACTTGGGGGGATAAGTGAAGATTACTCTGCTGAAATTGTTAAGTGGAGACTGACCCCTGTTGTTTATACCAATTCGCTTGTCAATGCCCTGTCAAAAGCCGCAACTGAAGCAGGTGTTGTGGTTCCAGTCCATATAAAGGTTGACACCGGTATGAGAAGGATAGGTGTGGAACCTGAAAATACCGTTGAGTTTGCAGAAAACATTCTAAATCAGAAAGGGCTTCATATCGAAGGCATTATGACCCATTTTGCTGAGGCAGACCTTCAGAACAAGGAGTTTGTGAATGAACAGCTTGATGTTTTTTTGTCGGTATGTAATACCTTACAAACAAAAGGCATTAATATTCCTCTCAGGCATACGGCTAACAGTGCGGCAGTGATGACAATGAAGGATAGTCACCTTGATATGGTAAGACCCGGGATTATGCTTTACGGTTATTCACCCGGCAACAGGCTTGCAAGGGACAATGAAAATCCCCCCCTTTTGGATGAATTAAAACCTGTAATGACTTTAAAAACCAGGATTATTCATATTAAAAAGGTTCCAAAGGATACCGGTATAAGTTACGGCAGGACCTTTGTTACAAAACGGGAAACCATTGTTGCAACAATACTGGCCGGTTATGCCGACGGATTCAGCCGCTCTCTTTCAAACAAAGGAGAGGTCATAGTTAAAGGGGAAAAAGCCCCTGTAATAGGCAGGGTATGTATGGACATGACCATGATTGATGTTACTGATATACAAGATGTTGCAGATGGAGATGAGGTGATTATAATAGGCGGAGAAGGGGAGAACAGGATTACTGCGGATGATATTGCAATGCAGCAGGGGACTATTTCTTATGAAGTCTTATGCGGGGTGGGGGAGAGAGTGGAAAGGGTCTATCTTAGGTAA
- a CDS encoding ABC transporter permease, translating into MFTKTLTYIGSKTIRFTEEAGRLFIMFGQTLSWIFKPPVNIRNIFQQMEAIGVNSLPVVIIMAMFTGMVMAIQTYTGFKRFSAENYMGPVVALSITRELGPVLTGLIVAGRAGAAMAAELGTMRVTEQIDALVTLATNPIKYLVVPRFFAGFIMLPLLAIVADAVGMVGGYMVAVYVLHANPVIYVRMSTDYLELNDIYGGLLKACVFGVIISIVSCYKGFYTEGGAEGVGKATTGAVVYSMMLILVANYFMAALLFR; encoded by the coding sequence ATGTTCACAAAAACATTAACATACATAGGCAGTAAGACTATAAGGTTTACGGAAGAGGCGGGGCGGCTGTTTATTATGTTCGGGCAGACGCTTTCGTGGATTTTTAAACCTCCTGTAAATATCCGCAATATCTTTCAGCAGATGGAGGCCATAGGTGTAAACTCATTGCCTGTTGTTATTATTATGGCAATGTTTACGGGAATGGTTATGGCTATTCAAACGTATACCGGTTTCAAACGGTTCAGCGCTGAGAATTATATGGGGCCTGTAGTTGCTCTCTCAATTACAAGAGAGCTTGGGCCTGTTCTTACCGGCCTCATTGTCGCAGGCAGGGCAGGGGCTGCCATGGCCGCTGAATTAGGCACCATGCGGGTAACAGAGCAGATTGACGCACTTGTTACCCTTGCCACAAATCCAATAAAATATCTTGTTGTGCCGCGATTTTTTGCAGGGTTTATAATGCTGCCGCTCCTTGCGATTGTGGCAGATGCTGTTGGAATGGTCGGAGGCTACATGGTTGCAGTTTACGTACTCCATGCCAATCCGGTTATTTATGTCAGGATGAGTACAGATTATTTAGAGTTAAACGATATATACGGCGGCCTGCTAAAGGCATGTGTATTCGGGGTAATAATTTCCATAGTCAGTTGTTATAAAGGTTTTTATACTGAAGGCGGGGCAGAAGGCGTCGGCAAAGCCACAACAGGCGCAGTGGTATATTCCATGATGCTGATATTAGTGGCGAATTATTTTATGGCAGCTCTTTTGTTTAGGTAA
- the frr gene encoding ribosome recycling factor, translating to MIEKIHNRTREKMEQTINVLKKEYGAVRTGRASLALLDGMTVDYWGSPAPISQVASLSIPEPRMILIQPWEPKMIAEIEKAIQTSSLGLTPANDGKIIRVPIPALTEERRKDIVKIVKKMAEDQKVSIRNIRRDANDEIKKTGKEASISEDEIKKSQDDIQKLTDQYIHKIDEILKHKEQEIMEV from the coding sequence ATGATAGAAAAAATACATAATAGAACCAGAGAAAAGATGGAACAGACCATCAATGTATTGAAAAAGGAATATGGGGCGGTTCGCACAGGAAGGGCATCCCTTGCCCTCTTAGATGGGATGACAGTGGATTATTGGGGGAGTCCGGCACCTATATCTCAGGTGGCTTCACTCTCAATACCGGAACCCAGAATGATACTTATACAGCCATGGGAACCAAAGATGATTGCTGAGATAGAAAAGGCGATCCAGACATCATCACTCGGGCTTACACCTGCAAATGATGGAAAGATAATCCGTGTTCCTATACCTGCACTAACAGAAGAACGCAGGAAAGACATTGTGAAGATTGTAAAGAAGATGGCTGAAGATCAAAAGGTCTCGATAAGGAATATCCGCAGGGATGCAAATGACGAAATCAAGAAGACCGGTAAAGAGGCAAGTATTTCTGAGGATGAGATAAAGAAATCACAGGATGACATACAGAAACTTACAGACCAATATATACATAAGATTGATGAAATATTGAAACACAAGGAACAGGAGATTATGGAGGTATAA
- a CDS encoding UMP kinase: MVRNKRYKRVLLKVSGEALMGEKGYGIDPAVIDSIAEEIKEANESGVELAVVIGGGNIFRGLAATAIGMERASADYMGMLATVLNSLAMQDALEKKGIVTRVQSAIEMRALAEPYIRRRAMRHLEKKRVLIFAAGTGNPYFSTDTAAALRAMEIGAEVILKGTKVDGVYDADPVTNKDAKRFETLTHLDVLKLGLKVMDATAISLCKDNNLSIIVFNLRDKGNVTRVIKGEEIGTLITTI, from the coding sequence ATGGTACGAAATAAGAGATACAAAAGGGTATTGCTTAAAGTCAGCGGTGAGGCCCTGATGGGTGAAAAGGGATACGGCATTGACCCTGCTGTAATAGATTCCATAGCAGAGGAGATTAAGGAAGCAAACGAGAGCGGGGTTGAGCTTGCTGTTGTTATAGGCGGTGGGAATATCTTTCGGGGGCTTGCGGCAACGGCCATCGGGATGGAACGTGCATCAGCAGACTATATGGGTATGCTTGCAACTGTTCTTAATTCCCTTGCTATGCAGGACGCACTCGAGAAGAAGGGTATAGTTACAAGGGTGCAGTCGGCTATAGAGATGAGGGCACTTGCAGAGCCATACATAAGAAGGCGTGCAATGAGGCATCTTGAGAAGAAGAGGGTCCTTATATTTGCCGCCGGTACCGGTAATCCCTATTTCAGCACTGATACTGCTGCAGCCCTTCGTGCAATGGAGATCGGTGCAGAGGTAATCCTTAAAGGTACTAAAGTGGATGGTGTTTATGATGCTGACCCTGTGACAAATAAGGATGCAAAGAGGTTTGAGACACTTACTCATTTAGACGTCCTTAAACTTGGGCTGAAGGTGATGGATGCAACAGCGATATCACTTTGCAAAGATAATAATCTTTCAATTATAGTATTTAATTTACGGGACAAGGGTAATGTAACAAGGGTTATAAAGGGGGAAGAGATAGGCACTCTTATAACAACGATATGA